A stretch of Labrus bergylta chromosome 19, fLabBer1.1, whole genome shotgun sequence DNA encodes these proteins:
- the si:ch211-199g17.9 gene encoding synaptonemal complex central element protein 1 isoform X2, whose translation MIIISILQGTATPCKKLLEEEIKMTKSVRDSLQKQLATLQSEAYQLEGIHKEKEELCRKLQFQYDESEQDSARQLEHNKKSDELLEQHRCEIQGFKLKHRKQRMKFENQLQLLIEQHKNLHSVFTLERLPGEIESAEKTKSQLLSAEQMKLDRLHSLEEQLEEAKELKQPGSTAAEN comes from the exons ATGATTATTATCTCCATCTTACAGGGAACTGCAACACCCT GTAAAAAGCTTctggaagaagaaataaagatgaccAAATCAGTTCGTGACTCTTTGCAGAAACAACTGGCAACAC TGCAATCTGAAGCTTACCAGCTGGAAGGAATccataaagaaaaagaag AGTTGTGCAGGAAGCTGCAGTTCCAGTATGACGAGTCTGAGCAGGACTCTGCCAG gCAATTAGAGCACAACAAGAAAAGTGATGAACTGCTGGAACAGCATAGATGTGAAATCCAGGGATTCAAGCTTAAACACAGAAAGCAGCG CATGAAGTTTGAAAACCAACTCCAGTTACTGATAGAGCAGCACAAAAATCTGCACTCTGTTTTT ACTCTGGAAAGGCTCCCAGGTGAGATAGAAAGTGCTGAGAAGACAAAAAGTCAGCTATTATCAGCTG AACAAATGAAGTTGGATCGGCTGCACAGTCTTGAAGAGCAGCTAGAGGAGGCAAAGGAACTGAAGCAGCCAGGGTCTACAGCTGCAGAGAATTAG
- the fam83hb gene encoding protein FAM83H isoform X2, translating to MPNRSQSSSIGENPLDPNYLPPHYREEYRLAIDALIEKDIKGYYEFLQSTDVVNFLAQPEIEFIKSTIQTPNLSSSVPELTYHEGGHEVDGSSDTYWPMQSDLAAPGLDLGWPLPQHSFRGPTEVTTLVNPSDPDMPSIKEQARRLIKKACQVIAVVMDIFTDVDIFSDLLDATARHVPVYILLDEQDAHHFVSMVVNCKVNLDLNPMMRVRTVGGITYHSRSGKSFKGQVKDRFLLADCSAVLSGNYSFMWSYEKIHRSIAHLFLGELVSTFDEEFRILFAQSEPLVIDPSDRPLAVSDTSSTSSYFSSQYGFKRTQSLREPIGFRRLPEITSGFPYGDSALPFRRNDPFRHTAEPGAGITIGKYSQQQFRLQQSYLEQGRSIVSRQMEMSSSAFQRHSYAEGTQENYSSSRQYMKHRVMNNLDETDFHREQTRSSNEGPGPGSGHGHRGRHSHLSIDQYSDSSFRSDKEPPPGNHGRDYFSSEDLRGPDGHQAAPLAGRYGGGSSQKRPTIGQAYACQNSPTQPHPPEKQHFPKESDPEHEEDAEARHGMRNWRIHSYLSSYEEGVEEGLAQPLGPDAFEDPQPSQQLTDPESSARFGIKEQENVPSKPRPDVLRPRFGKPILPESSSKDLVSTTTTKDLLPSVSDLKPFALEKKEREAAKERERGTDRGAPREVGADVGMKEGPDRLLSKHESFRTRNNPLLQRSSRLRSSLIFSSSKAETHSGSLGLKPATEIDEELDSVRTSSIVAQILEKRRSLTREPFDWRKKAEEKEKEKQNEIEKPKEEQPEEKNTVLKDDIQAKAESQKTKEEDKTLPAVEKSKVTSASLNMNDPASRLQYFQDLAAKRKASKMGTESSLKDTEPAEKKSDLSDTPPKNTAPEIPTVSISSAESEPKRPDISAKLAELTRKPSVGSSKPPIITAKPYVSSQKPPETNQTQKEVTASEGQKKDIFKSLKPLASPKLFRKDPLKLKALNPRRISCGEEVLATDATDAEKSELKKSRSQSSSTLPRDDSKEGLQKVMGSNTSINTLGEAKGEGKTLDFLKKQTQRLKGFLGPKDKEKKSSGDDKSMSTVMEITDDSSKKPSSAGKSTGPTTTDPSSANHKTTTSTSGPTRYQAQGGSVIFSSNLRDDTKVILEQISANSQKNRLEREETGGEKESENGEKVLERQNSLRRNRFLRPPGNVQEREGLLKRIESLRKEKKVYSRFEMGNNLG from the exons ATGCCAAATCGATCTCAGAGTTCATCGATTGGGGAAAACCCTCTCGACCCAAACTACCTGCCCCCACATTACCGTGAGGAGTACCGTCTAGCTATTGATGCTTTGATAGAAAAGGACATTAAG GGCTACTATGAGTTCCTCCAGAGCACAGATGTGGTGAATTTCCTGGCACAGCCGGAAATTGAATTTATTAAGTCCACAATCCAGACCCCTAACCTATCATCGAGCGTCCCAGAGCTGACATACCATGAAGGAGGTCATGAGGTTGATGGCTCCTCTGATACCTACTGGCCGATGCAGTCCGACCTGGCTGCACCGGGGCTGGACCTGGGCTGGCCACTGCCACAGCACAGCTTCCGGGGGCCCACAGAGGTCACCACTCTGGTCAACCCATCTGACCCAGACATGCCAAGCATCAAGGAGCAGGCCAGGAGACTCATCAAGAAAGCATGCCAA GTTATTGCTGTTGTGATGGACATATTCACAGATGTTGACATTTTTTCCGACCTTTTGGATGCAACAGCACGACATGTTCCTGTTTACATTCTGTTGGATGAGCAAGATGCCCATCACTTTGTCTCAATGGTCGTCAACTGCAAGGTCAACTTGGATCTAAATCCT ATGATGCGAGTAAGGACTGTGGGAGGAATAACCTATCATTCACGGAGTGGGAAATCATTTAAAGGGCAGGTGAAAGATCGTTTCCTTCTGGCTGACTGCAGTGCTGTACTAAGTGGCAACTACAG tttcaTGTGGTCTTATGAGAAGATCCATCGTTCCATTGCCCACCTCTTCCTCGGGGAGCTGGTTTCCACCTTTGATGAAGAATTTCGTATTCTCTTTGCTCAATCAGAGCCTCTAGTCATTGACCCATCTGATCGGCCACTTGCAGTCTCTGACACCAGCAGTACTAGCAGTTACTTTAGCAGCCAGTACGGTTTCAAGAGGACCCAGTCCTTGCGTGAACCCATCGGTTTCCGCAGGCTGCCTGAGATTACCTCGGGCTTTCCCTATGGAGACTCTGCACTTCCTTTCCGGAGGAATGACCCATTCCGCCACACCGCTGAACCTGGAGCAGGAATTACAATCGGGAAGTATTCACAGCAACAGTTTCGTCTGCAGCAGTCATATCTGGAGCAGGGAAGGTCCATAGTGTCCCGGCAGATGGAGATGAGTAGCAGTGCCTTTCAGAGGCACAGCTATGCGGAGGGAACCCAGGAAAACTACTCATCCTCAAGGCAATACATGAAGCACAGAGTCATGAACAATCTGGATGAGACAGACTTCCACAG GGAGCAGACCAGAAGTAGCAATGAAGGGCCTGGGCCAGGTTCAGGCCATGGACACCGAGGTCGCCATTCACATCTCTCTATCGATCAGTATTCAGACTCAAGTTTTCGCTCAGATAAAGAGCCTCCGCCAGGAAATCATGGCAGAGACTACTTTTCATCAGAGGATTTGAGAGGACCTGATGGGCACCAGGCTGCTCCATTAGCTGGGAGATATGGAGGAGGGTCTTCTCAAAAGAGGCCAACAATAGGTCAGGCATATGCCTGTCAGAACTCACCCACACAGCCCCATCCACCAGAGAAGCAACATTTCCCCAAGGAATCTGATCCAGAGCATGAAGAAGATGCAGAAGCTAGGCATGGCATGAGGAATTGGAGAATCCATTCCTATCTAAGCTCATATGAGGAAGGTGTAGAGGAGGGTCTTGCTCAGCCTTTGGGGCCTGATGCATTTGAAGATCCTCAACCATCTCAACAGCTAACTGACCCAGAAAGTTCTGCTCGCTTTGGAATAAAAGAGCAAGAAAATGTTCCCTCTAAACCCAGACCAGATGTCCTGAGACCCCGCTTTGGTAAGCCCATTTTACCTGAGAGCAGCAGTAAAGACCTtgtatcaacaacaacaacaaaggatCTACTTCCGTCAGTCAGTGACTTAAAACCATTTGCactggagaaaaaggagagggaggCTGCAAAAGAAAGGGAGAGGGGGACAGATAGGGGTGCACCAAGGGAGGTTGGTGCTGATGTGGGGATGAAAGAGGGTCCGGACCGCCTCTTATCCAAACATGAATCATTCCGCACACGAAATAACCCACTCCTCCAACGCAGTTCTCGACTGCGTTCTTCACTGATATTTTCATCTTCCAAGGCCGAAACGCACAGTGGTAGCTTAGGCCTTAAACCAGCAACAGAGATAGACGAGGAGTTAGACTCAGTACGCACTTCTTCAATTGTGGCCCAGATCCTGGAGAAGAGAAGATCACTGACTCGTGAGCCTTTTGATTGGAGAAAGAAGGcggaggaaaaagagaaggagaagcaaAATGAGATCGAGAAACCGAAAGAAGAACAGCCAGAGGAAAAGAACACTGTTTTGAAAGATGACATTCAAGCAAAAGCTGAATCTCAGAAAACTAAGGAAGAGGATAAGACATTACCAGCTGTCGAGAAATCTAAAGTAACATCAGCATCTTTGAACATGAATGACCCAGCTAGTCGACTACAGTATTTTCAAGACCTTGCTGCCAAGAGAAAAGCCTCAAAAATGGGCACAGAGTCATCGCTGAAAGACACAGAGCCTGCTGAAAAAAAGTCAGACCTTAGCGATACACCTCCCAAAAACACAGCTCCAGAAATCCCAACAGTTTCTATTAGTTCAGCAGAATCTGAACCAAAGAGGCCAGACATATCTGCAAAACTGGCAGAGCTCACTCGCAAACCTTCAGTTGGTTCCTCAAAACCACCAATAATCACTGCCAAGCCTTATGTGAGCAGCCAGAAGCCTCCAGAGACAAACCAAACTCAAAAAGAGGTGACTGCATCAGAGGGTCAAAAGAAGGATATATTTAAGTCCCTAAAGCCACTTGCTTCGCCAAAGCTCTTTAGGAAGGACCCACTGAAGCTTAAAGCGCTGAATCCTCGTCGTATCTCATGTGGTGAAGAGGTACTGGCAACAGACGCAACAGATGCAGAGAAGAGTGAACTAAAAAAGAGCCGCTCTCAAAGTTCATCCACTCTGCCACGTGATGACTCAAAGGAAGGACTGCAAAAGGTTATGGGATCTAATACATCCATCAACACTCTTGGTGAGGCAAAAGGTGAGGGCAAGACACTTGACTTCTTAAAGAAACAGACTCAGAGGCTCAAGGGATTCCTGGGGCCAAAggataaagaaaagaaatcatCGGGAGATGATAAGAGCATGAGCACGGTCATGGAGATCACTGATGATTCAAGCAAAAAGCCAAGTTCAGCAGGAAAAAGTACAGGACCTACTACTACTGATCCATCTTCAGCCAATCACAAGACAACAACTAGCACTTCAGGCCCAACCCGATACCAGGCCCAAGGCGGCTCTGTTATTTTTAGTAGCAACCTAAGAGATGACACCAAAGTGATTCTTGAGCAAATCTCCGCCAATAGCCAGAAGAACCGTCTGGAGAGGGAAGAAACAGGAGgggaaaaagaaagtgaaaatgGGGAAAAGGTACTGGAGAGGCAAAACTCCTTAAGAAGAAATCGATTTCTCCGCCCACCAGGAAATGTCcaggagagggagggactgCTGAAGAGGATAGAGAGCttgaggaaggagaagaaggtcTACAGCCGCTTTGAG ATGGGGAATAACCTGGGATAA
- the fam83hb gene encoding protein FAM83H isoform X1 → MPNRSQSSSIGENPLDPNYLPPHYREEYRLAIDALIEKDIKGYYEFLQSTDVVNFLAQPEIEFIKSTIQTPNLSSSVPELTYHEGGHEVDGSSDTYWPMQSDLAAPGLDLGWPLPQHSFRGPTEVTTLVNPSDPDMPSIKEQARRLIKKACQVIAVVMDIFTDVDIFSDLLDATARHVPVYILLDEQDAHHFVSMVVNCKVNLDLNPMMRVRTVGGITYHSRSGKSFKGQVKDRFLLADCSAVLSGNYSFMWSYEKIHRSIAHLFLGELVSTFDEEFRILFAQSEPLVIDPSDRPLAVSDTSSTSSYFSSQYGFKRTQSLREPIGFRRLPEITSGFPYGDSALPFRRNDPFRHTAEPGAGITIGKYSQQQFRLQQSYLEQGRSIVSRQMEMSSSAFQRHSYAEGTQENYSSSRQYMKHRVMNNLDETDFHREQTRSSNEGPGPGSGHGHRGRHSHLSIDQYSDSSFRSDKEPPPGNHGRDYFSSEDLRGPDGHQAAPLAGRYGGGSSQKRPTIGQAYACQNSPTQPHPPEKQHFPKESDPEHEEDAEARHGMRNWRIHSYLSSYEEGVEEGLAQPLGPDAFEDPQPSQQLTDPESSARFGIKEQENVPSKPRPDVLRPRFGKPILPESSSKDLVSTTTTKDLLPSVSDLKPFALEKKEREAAKERERGTDRGAPREVGADVGMKEGPDRLLSKHESFRTRNNPLLQRSSRLRSSLIFSSSKAETHSGSLGLKPATEIDEELDSVRTSSIVAQILEKRRSLTREPFDWRKKAEEKEKEKQNEIEKPKEEQPEEKNTVLKDDIQAKAESQKTKEEDKTLPAVEKSKVTSASLNMNDPASRLQYFQDLAAKRKASKMGTESSLKDTEPAEKKSDLSDTPPKNTAPEIPTVSISSAESEPKRPDISAKLAELTRKPSVGSSKPPIITAKPYVSSQKPPETNQTQKEVTASEGQKKDIFKSLKPLASPKLFRKDPLKLKALNPRRISCGEEVLATDATDAEKSELKKSRSQSSSTLPRDDSKEGLQKVMGSNTSINTLGEAKGEGKTLDFLKKQTQRLKGFLGPKDKEKKSSGDDKSMSTVMEITDDSSKKPSSAGKSTGPTTTDPSSANHKTTTSTSGPTRYQAQGGSVIFSSNLRDDTKVILEQISANSQKNRLEREETGGEKESENGEKVLERQNSLRRNRFLRPPGNVQEREGLLKRIESLRKEKKVYSRFEVAYHSKDDFCSKNMGNNLG, encoded by the exons ATGCCAAATCGATCTCAGAGTTCATCGATTGGGGAAAACCCTCTCGACCCAAACTACCTGCCCCCACATTACCGTGAGGAGTACCGTCTAGCTATTGATGCTTTGATAGAAAAGGACATTAAG GGCTACTATGAGTTCCTCCAGAGCACAGATGTGGTGAATTTCCTGGCACAGCCGGAAATTGAATTTATTAAGTCCACAATCCAGACCCCTAACCTATCATCGAGCGTCCCAGAGCTGACATACCATGAAGGAGGTCATGAGGTTGATGGCTCCTCTGATACCTACTGGCCGATGCAGTCCGACCTGGCTGCACCGGGGCTGGACCTGGGCTGGCCACTGCCACAGCACAGCTTCCGGGGGCCCACAGAGGTCACCACTCTGGTCAACCCATCTGACCCAGACATGCCAAGCATCAAGGAGCAGGCCAGGAGACTCATCAAGAAAGCATGCCAA GTTATTGCTGTTGTGATGGACATATTCACAGATGTTGACATTTTTTCCGACCTTTTGGATGCAACAGCACGACATGTTCCTGTTTACATTCTGTTGGATGAGCAAGATGCCCATCACTTTGTCTCAATGGTCGTCAACTGCAAGGTCAACTTGGATCTAAATCCT ATGATGCGAGTAAGGACTGTGGGAGGAATAACCTATCATTCACGGAGTGGGAAATCATTTAAAGGGCAGGTGAAAGATCGTTTCCTTCTGGCTGACTGCAGTGCTGTACTAAGTGGCAACTACAG tttcaTGTGGTCTTATGAGAAGATCCATCGTTCCATTGCCCACCTCTTCCTCGGGGAGCTGGTTTCCACCTTTGATGAAGAATTTCGTATTCTCTTTGCTCAATCAGAGCCTCTAGTCATTGACCCATCTGATCGGCCACTTGCAGTCTCTGACACCAGCAGTACTAGCAGTTACTTTAGCAGCCAGTACGGTTTCAAGAGGACCCAGTCCTTGCGTGAACCCATCGGTTTCCGCAGGCTGCCTGAGATTACCTCGGGCTTTCCCTATGGAGACTCTGCACTTCCTTTCCGGAGGAATGACCCATTCCGCCACACCGCTGAACCTGGAGCAGGAATTACAATCGGGAAGTATTCACAGCAACAGTTTCGTCTGCAGCAGTCATATCTGGAGCAGGGAAGGTCCATAGTGTCCCGGCAGATGGAGATGAGTAGCAGTGCCTTTCAGAGGCACAGCTATGCGGAGGGAACCCAGGAAAACTACTCATCCTCAAGGCAATACATGAAGCACAGAGTCATGAACAATCTGGATGAGACAGACTTCCACAG GGAGCAGACCAGAAGTAGCAATGAAGGGCCTGGGCCAGGTTCAGGCCATGGACACCGAGGTCGCCATTCACATCTCTCTATCGATCAGTATTCAGACTCAAGTTTTCGCTCAGATAAAGAGCCTCCGCCAGGAAATCATGGCAGAGACTACTTTTCATCAGAGGATTTGAGAGGACCTGATGGGCACCAGGCTGCTCCATTAGCTGGGAGATATGGAGGAGGGTCTTCTCAAAAGAGGCCAACAATAGGTCAGGCATATGCCTGTCAGAACTCACCCACACAGCCCCATCCACCAGAGAAGCAACATTTCCCCAAGGAATCTGATCCAGAGCATGAAGAAGATGCAGAAGCTAGGCATGGCATGAGGAATTGGAGAATCCATTCCTATCTAAGCTCATATGAGGAAGGTGTAGAGGAGGGTCTTGCTCAGCCTTTGGGGCCTGATGCATTTGAAGATCCTCAACCATCTCAACAGCTAACTGACCCAGAAAGTTCTGCTCGCTTTGGAATAAAAGAGCAAGAAAATGTTCCCTCTAAACCCAGACCAGATGTCCTGAGACCCCGCTTTGGTAAGCCCATTTTACCTGAGAGCAGCAGTAAAGACCTtgtatcaacaacaacaacaaaggatCTACTTCCGTCAGTCAGTGACTTAAAACCATTTGCactggagaaaaaggagagggaggCTGCAAAAGAAAGGGAGAGGGGGACAGATAGGGGTGCACCAAGGGAGGTTGGTGCTGATGTGGGGATGAAAGAGGGTCCGGACCGCCTCTTATCCAAACATGAATCATTCCGCACACGAAATAACCCACTCCTCCAACGCAGTTCTCGACTGCGTTCTTCACTGATATTTTCATCTTCCAAGGCCGAAACGCACAGTGGTAGCTTAGGCCTTAAACCAGCAACAGAGATAGACGAGGAGTTAGACTCAGTACGCACTTCTTCAATTGTGGCCCAGATCCTGGAGAAGAGAAGATCACTGACTCGTGAGCCTTTTGATTGGAGAAAGAAGGcggaggaaaaagagaaggagaagcaaAATGAGATCGAGAAACCGAAAGAAGAACAGCCAGAGGAAAAGAACACTGTTTTGAAAGATGACATTCAAGCAAAAGCTGAATCTCAGAAAACTAAGGAAGAGGATAAGACATTACCAGCTGTCGAGAAATCTAAAGTAACATCAGCATCTTTGAACATGAATGACCCAGCTAGTCGACTACAGTATTTTCAAGACCTTGCTGCCAAGAGAAAAGCCTCAAAAATGGGCACAGAGTCATCGCTGAAAGACACAGAGCCTGCTGAAAAAAAGTCAGACCTTAGCGATACACCTCCCAAAAACACAGCTCCAGAAATCCCAACAGTTTCTATTAGTTCAGCAGAATCTGAACCAAAGAGGCCAGACATATCTGCAAAACTGGCAGAGCTCACTCGCAAACCTTCAGTTGGTTCCTCAAAACCACCAATAATCACTGCCAAGCCTTATGTGAGCAGCCAGAAGCCTCCAGAGACAAACCAAACTCAAAAAGAGGTGACTGCATCAGAGGGTCAAAAGAAGGATATATTTAAGTCCCTAAAGCCACTTGCTTCGCCAAAGCTCTTTAGGAAGGACCCACTGAAGCTTAAAGCGCTGAATCCTCGTCGTATCTCATGTGGTGAAGAGGTACTGGCAACAGACGCAACAGATGCAGAGAAGAGTGAACTAAAAAAGAGCCGCTCTCAAAGTTCATCCACTCTGCCACGTGATGACTCAAAGGAAGGACTGCAAAAGGTTATGGGATCTAATACATCCATCAACACTCTTGGTGAGGCAAAAGGTGAGGGCAAGACACTTGACTTCTTAAAGAAACAGACTCAGAGGCTCAAGGGATTCCTGGGGCCAAAggataaagaaaagaaatcatCGGGAGATGATAAGAGCATGAGCACGGTCATGGAGATCACTGATGATTCAAGCAAAAAGCCAAGTTCAGCAGGAAAAAGTACAGGACCTACTACTACTGATCCATCTTCAGCCAATCACAAGACAACAACTAGCACTTCAGGCCCAACCCGATACCAGGCCCAAGGCGGCTCTGTTATTTTTAGTAGCAACCTAAGAGATGACACCAAAGTGATTCTTGAGCAAATCTCCGCCAATAGCCAGAAGAACCGTCTGGAGAGGGAAGAAACAGGAGgggaaaaagaaagtgaaaatgGGGAAAAGGTACTGGAGAGGCAAAACTCCTTAAGAAGAAATCGATTTCTCCGCCCACCAGGAAATGTCcaggagagggagggactgCTGAAGAGGATAGAGAGCttgaggaaggagaagaaggtcTACAGCCGCTTTGAGGTAGCCTATCACAGCAAGGATGATTTTTGCAGTAAGAAT ATGGGGAATAACCTGGGATAA
- the si:ch211-199g17.9 gene encoding synaptonemal complex central element protein 1 isoform X1: MLVCPSSTFFFGPQKGKKLLEEEIKMTKSVRDSLQKQLATLQSEAYQLEGIHKEKEELCRKLQFQYDESEQDSARQLEHNKKSDELLEQHRCEIQGFKLKHRKQRMKFENQLQLLIEQHKNLHSVFTLERLPGEIESAEKTKSQLLSAEQMKLDRLHSLEEQLEEAKELKQPGSTAAEN, encoded by the exons ATGCTTGTTTGTCCGTCCTCTACATTTTTTTTCGGACCCCAAAAAG GTAAAAAGCTTctggaagaagaaataaagatgaccAAATCAGTTCGTGACTCTTTGCAGAAACAACTGGCAACAC TGCAATCTGAAGCTTACCAGCTGGAAGGAATccataaagaaaaagaag AGTTGTGCAGGAAGCTGCAGTTCCAGTATGACGAGTCTGAGCAGGACTCTGCCAG gCAATTAGAGCACAACAAGAAAAGTGATGAACTGCTGGAACAGCATAGATGTGAAATCCAGGGATTCAAGCTTAAACACAGAAAGCAGCG CATGAAGTTTGAAAACCAACTCCAGTTACTGATAGAGCAGCACAAAAATCTGCACTCTGTTTTT ACTCTGGAAAGGCTCCCAGGTGAGATAGAAAGTGCTGAGAAGACAAAAAGTCAGCTATTATCAGCTG AACAAATGAAGTTGGATCGGCTGCACAGTCTTGAAGAGCAGCTAGAGGAGGCAAAGGAACTGAAGCAGCCAGGGTCTACAGCTGCAGAGAATTAG
- the si:ch211-199g17.9 gene encoding synaptonemal complex central element protein 1-like isoform X3: MLVCPSSTFFFGPQKGKKLLEEEIKMTKSVRDSLQKQLATLQSEAYQLEGIHKEKEELCRKLQFQYDESEQDSASMKFENQLQLLIEQHKNLHSVFTLERLPGEIESAEKTKSQLLSAEQMKLDRLHSLEEQLEEAKELKQPGSTAAEN; the protein is encoded by the exons ATGCTTGTTTGTCCGTCCTCTACATTTTTTTTCGGACCCCAAAAAG GTAAAAAGCTTctggaagaagaaataaagatgaccAAATCAGTTCGTGACTCTTTGCAGAAACAACTGGCAACAC TGCAATCTGAAGCTTACCAGCTGGAAGGAATccataaagaaaaagaag AGTTGTGCAGGAAGCTGCAGTTCCAGTATGACGAGTCTGAGCAGGACTCTGCCAG CATGAAGTTTGAAAACCAACTCCAGTTACTGATAGAGCAGCACAAAAATCTGCACTCTGTTTTT ACTCTGGAAAGGCTCCCAGGTGAGATAGAAAGTGCTGAGAAGACAAAAAGTCAGCTATTATCAGCTG AACAAATGAAGTTGGATCGGCTGCACAGTCTTGAAGAGCAGCTAGAGGAGGCAAAGGAACTGAAGCAGCCAGGGTCTACAGCTGCAGAGAATTAG
- the grinaa gene encoding glutamate receptor, ionotropic, N-methyl D-aspartate-associated protein 1a (glutamate binding), translating to MSQDKSGYPVMGETNPLHNNVYGPPQPGFGMPPPNYSQAPGGPYPPAAGYGQPGFPQAGPGFAPGPYPQMPYPQMPYPQGPYPQGPYQQPGFAGDPMAPAGSPGYHGDVPPSYYDNDEFTNSGFEDKNIRQAFIRKVFMVLTVQLLVTFSFVAVFTFVDDAKIFVRRNPWTYYVSYAVFFVSLITLSCCGDFRRKHPWNLVALSILTLSLSYMVGMIASFYDTETVIMAVGITAVVCFTVVLFSLQSKYDFTSCRGVLFVCLIVLLLFSILCIFIRHRILHIVYASLGALLFTCFLAVDTQLLLGNKKLALSPEEYIFAALNLYTDIINIFLYILAIVGRSRE from the exons ATGTCTCAGGACAAGAGTGGATACCCTGTTATGGGTGAGACCAACCCACTTCATAACAACGTCTACGGACCCCCTCAGCCTGGTTTTGGTATGCCCCCTCCCAACTACAGCCAAGCCCCAGGGGGACCATACCCACCAGCAGCTGGCTATGGGCAGCCAGGCTTCCCCCAGGCAGGCCCAGGTTTTGCCCCTGGTCCCTACCCTCAGATGCCTTACCCTCAGATGCCCTACCCACAGGGACCCTACCCTCAGGGGCCCTACCAGCAGCCAGGCTTTGCTGGGGACCCAATGG CACCAGCAGGTAGCCCTGGCTACCATGGAGATGTGCCTCCATCTTACTATGACAACGACGAGTTCACCAACTCTGGTTTTGAGGATAAGAACATCCGACAAGCTTTCATCAGAAAA GTGTTCATGGTGCTCACGGTGCAGCTGCTGGtcactttctcttttgttgCCGTCTTTACCTTTGTCGATGATGCCAAGATTTTTGTGCGACGTAATCCCTGGACGTACTATGTGTCCTACGCAGTCTTCTTCGTTTCTCTGATCACCCTCAGCTGCTGTGGAGACTTCCGTCGCAAGCACCCCTGGAACCTCGTTGCACTA TCCATCCTGACCCTGAGCCTCTCCTACATGGTTGGCATGATCGCCAGCTTCTATGACACAGAGACTGTCATCATGGCTGTGGGCATCACTGCTGTGGTGTGCTTTACTGTCGTCCTCTTCTCACTACAG AGCAAATATGACTTCACTTCCTGTAGGGGCGTATTGTTTGTGTGCCTGATCGTTCTGCTGCTCTTCTCGATCCTCTGCATCTTCATCCGCCACAGGATCCTGCACATCGTCTATGCCTCCCTGGGGGCCCTGCTCTTCACATGC TTCCTGGCTGTGGACACTCAGCTGCTCCTGGGCAACAAGAAGCTCGCCCTGAGTCCAGAGGAATACATTTTTGCTGCCCTCAACCTCTacactgacatcatcaacattttcctttacatccTTGCTATTGTTGGACGCTCCCGTGAATGA
- the LOC109982472 gene encoding receptor-transporting protein 3 produces MINREKTADSARAVSRLRAKASFHRFTSFENGPANNMSPPTDWIPGLWKDIFDDMLNDDNELDYEDQWTLTFNYNQTEEITKQERKRGWKVYCHCAYGHFRCETCNKTWPSARVVVLFRYRLQGNRGTVIMRPFRQACRRCQDDEFELPGFSDEEVEKALRRLFSKIRKNCYDDDSDDGSSTCSRKVFTKPHEASLCEACRMGICCQDED; encoded by the exons ATGATAAATAGAGAGAAAACTGCTGACAGTGCCAGAGCTGTATCCAGACTCAGAGCTAAGGCATCGTTTCATCGCTTCACCTCCTTCGAAAACGGACCAGCAAACAACATGAGCCCACCCACAG ACTGGATTCCTGGCTTGTGGAAGGACATTTTTGATGATATGCTGAATGATGACAACGAGCTGGACTATGAGGACCAGTGGACTCTCACCTTCAACTACAACCAGACAGAGGAGATCACCaagcaggagagaaagagaggctggAAGGTCTACTGCCACTGTGCTTATGGACA TTTCCGGTGTGAAACCTGCAACAAGACCTGGCCTTCAGCTCGAGTTGTGGTGTTGTTCCGCTACCGGCTGCAGGGTAACCGGGGGACGGTGATCATGCGACCTTTCAGACAGGCCTGTCGCCGTTGTCAGGACGATGAGTTTGAACTTCCAGGTTTTTCCGATGAAGAGGTGGAAAAAGCCCTCCGCAGGCTTTTCAGCAAAATCCGGAAGAATTGctatgatgatgacagtgatgatggcTCATCTACATGCTCCAGAAAAGTGTTCACCAAACCACATGAGGCGTCTCTGTGCGAGGCCTGCAGAATGGGCATCTGCTGTCAGGATGAAGactag